A single window of Onychostoma macrolepis isolate SWU-2019 chromosome 16, ASM1243209v1, whole genome shotgun sequence DNA harbors:
- the grik5 gene encoding glutamate receptor ionotropic, kainate 5 isoform X1 has product MPELPALLLSIYFRFLLVTVVTMPPSSLSQTSILSSVRMAAILDDSSVCGRGERLALALARENINSVMEGPARARVEVDIFELQKDSQYETTDTMCQILPKGVVSVIGPASSPASGSIVSHICGEKEIPHVKIGPEETPRLPYLRFASVTLYPSNEDLSLAIGAILRSFSYPSASLVCAKAECLLRLEELIRRFLISRETLSIRMLDDNLDPTPLLKEIRDDKIATIIIDANASISYLILKKASELGMTSAFYKYILTTMDFPLLWLDDIVDEQSNIVGFSMFNTTHPFYLEFIRSLNLSWREGCDINPYPGPALSSALLFDAVHVVVSAVQELNRSQEIGVKPLSCTSPQIWQHGTSLMNYLRMVEYDGLTGRVEFNSKGQRTNYTLHILEKHRGGHKEIGIWFSNNTLLMNSTSLDINVSETLANKSLIVTTILENPYVMRKVNYQEFEGNEQYEGFCVDMLRELADILKFTYRIKLVDDALYGAPEPNGSWTGMVGELINRKADLAVAAFTITSEREKVIDFSKPFMTLGISILYRVHIGRKPGYFSFLDPFSPAVWLFMLLAYLAVSCVLFLSARLSPYEWYNPHPCLRERRDLLENQYTLGNSLWFPVGGFMQQGSEIMPRALSTRCVSGVWWAFTLIIISSYTANLAAFLTVQRMEVPIESPDDLADQTNIQYGTIHGGSTMTFFMNSRYQTYQRMWNYMYSKQPSVFVKSTEEGIARVLNSKYAFLLESTMNEYHRSLNCNLTQIGGLLDTKGYGIGMPLGSPFRDELSLAVLQLQENNRLEILKRRWWEGGQCPKEEDHRAKGLGMENIGGIFVVLICGLIIAVFVAVMEFVWSTRRSAETDEVRPLSCDRQYHSHSTVSVCQEMLTEFRNAVSCKKSSRLRRRRPLSSSLALRHPTRITLGAPRPLRLVREMRLSNGKLYSGTGPLTGSSGPGGGPSDMGPGPQRLLEDPLGANSTPTVALGPPAVTVPLPRGCTHVRICQECRRIQSLRTTSCTRIPPSSAPLPRLAPPPPHSSSNTDSEGGSGPSPCRIGHSPPAKGCTLPPPQSSNNTDLMGEQK; this is encoded by the exons ATGCCGGAACTGCCAGCGCTCCTGCTGTCGATTTACTTCCGCTTCCTGTTAGTCACCGTGGTTACCATGCCGCCTTCTTCCCTGAGCCAGACCTCCATTCTGTCATCCGTACGGATGG CGGCAATTTTGGATGACAGCTCTGTCTGTGGGCGTGGGGAGCGGTTAGCTTTAGCGTTAGCACGCGAGAACATCAACAGTGTGATGGAGGGCCCGGCTCGCGCTCGCGTGGAGGTCGACATATTTGAACTCCAGAAAGACTCTCAGTATGAGACTACAGATACTA TGTGCCAGATCCTACCGAAGGGCGTGGTCTCAGTGATTGGCCCCGCCTCCAGCCCTGCCTCTGGCTCCATAGTCAGTCACATCTGTGGGGAAAAGGAG ATTCCGCATGTCAAAATTGGTCCGGAAGAGACTCCACGGCTTCCTTACCTGCGCTTTGCGTCTGTGACTCTGTATCCTAGCAATGAGGATCTGAGCCTTGCCATCGGAGCCATCCTACGCTCCTTCAGCTACCCATCGGCTAGTCTGGTCTGCGCTAAGGCCGAAT GTCTGCTGAGACTGGAGGAGCTGATAAGGCGGTTTCTGATCTCTCGAGAGACGCTGTCAATCAGGATGCTGGATGACAACCTTGACCCCACGCCGTTACTAAAGGAGATTCGTGATGACAAAATAGCTACAATCATTATTGATGCTAATGCATCTATATCTTACCTTATACTGAAAAAG GCGTCAGAGTTGGGAATGACATCAGCGTTTTACAAGTACATCCTTACAACTATG gacTTCCCGCTGCTATGGTTGGATGATATAGTGGATGAGCAGTCAAACATTGTGGGCTTCTCAATGTTTAACACCACCCACCCATTTTACCTGGAGTTTATCAGGAGCCTTAACCTGTCCTGGAGAGAGGGCTGTGACATTAACCCGTACCCCGGACCAGCG CTGTCTTCGGCCCTGCTGTTTGATGCGGTCCATGTGGTGGTGAGTGCAGTGCAGGAACTCAACCGGAGTCAGGAGATTGGCGTCAAGCCTCTCAGCTGCACCTCCCCTCAGATCTGGCAACACGGAACCAGCCTCATGAACTACCTGCGTATg GTGGAGTATGATGGTTTGACAGGTCGAGTTGAGTTCAACAGTAAAGGCCAGAGGACCAATTACACCCTCCACATCCTGGAGAAGCACAGGGGAGGCCACAAAGAG ATTGGGATCTGGTTCTCTAATAACACCCTGCTGATGAACTCCACCAGTCTGGATATCAACGTGTCTGAGACTCTGGCAAACAAGAGCCTCATCGTCACCACTATACTG GAGAACCCGTACGTGATGAGAAAGGTGAATTACCAGGAGTTTGAGGGGAATGAGCAGTATGAGGGTTTTTGTGTGGACATGTTGAGAGAGCTGGCAGATATCCTCAAGTTCACCTACCGCATCAAACTGGTGGACGATGCCCTGTATGGAGCACCTGAACCCAACGGCTCGTGGACGGGAATGGTGGGAGAGCTGATCAACAGG AAAGCTGATTTGGCTGTTGCAGCTTTTACCATCACATCTGAGAGAGAGAAGGTTATTGACTTCTCAAAACCCTTTATGACGCTGGGCATCAGTATTCTCTACAGAGTCCATATA GGCAGGAAGCCAGGTTATTTCTCCTTCCTGGATCCTTTCTCACCGGCTGTTTGGCTCTTCATGCTGCTGGCTTACCTCGCTGTCAGCTGTGTGCTTTTTCTTTCTGCTag GTTGAGTCCGTATGAATGGTATAACCCTCACCCGTGTCTGCGTGAGCGCAGAGACCTGCTGGAAAATCAGTACACACTAGGAAACAGCCTGTGGTTTCCTGTGGGGGGCTTCATGCAGCAGGGGTCAGAGATCATGCCCCGGGCCCTCTCCACACGCTGCGTCAGTGGGGTCTG GTGGGCATTCACTCTCATAATAATCTCCTCATACACAGCGAATCTGGCTGCGTTTCTCACAGTGCAGAGAATGGAAGTGCCAATCGAATCCCCTGATGACCTGGCTGATCAAACCAATATCCAGTACGGCACCATTCATGGAGGAAGCACCATGACCTTTTTTATG AACTCTCGTTATCAGACGTATCAGCGGATGTGGAACTACATGTATTCTAAGCAGCCCAGTGTCTTTGTGAAGAGCACAGAGGAGGGCATTGCACGAGTCTTGAACTCTAAATATGCCTTCCTGCTTGAGAGCACCATGAACGAGTACCACCGCAGCCTCAACTGCAACCTCACCCAGATCGGAGGCCTGCTGGACACCAAGGGTTACGGAATCGGCATGCCTCTCG GTTCTCCTTTCAGAGATGAGTTAAGTCTAGCAGTTCTGCAGTTGCAGGAGAATAACAGGTTGGAGATCCTGAAGAGAAGATGGTGGGAGGGAGGGCAGTGTCCCAAAGAGGAAGACCACCGTGCCAAAG GTCTTGGGATGGAGAACATTGGTGGTATATTTGTGGTTTTAATCTGTGGCCTGATTATCGCTGTGTTTGTGGCTGTGATGGAGTTTGTGTGGTCCACACGCCGATCAGCTGAAACAGATGAGGTACGGCCTCTCTCCTGCGACCGCCAATATCACAGTCACTCTACA GTGTCTGTATGTCAGGAGATGTTGACAGAGTTCCGTAACGCCGTTTCCTGCAAGAAAAGTTCTCGTCTTCGCCGCCGCCGTCCCCTGTCCAGCTCTCTGGCCCTTCGACACCCCACCCGCATCACTTTAGGGGCCCCGCGGCCCCTGCGCCTTGTACGAGAGATGCGCCTTAGCAACGGAAAGCTCTACAGTGGTACCGGACCCCTGACAGGAAGTTCAGGGCCAGGAGGAGGCCCCTCAGACATGGGCCCCGGCCCTCAGCGACTCCTGGAGGACCCATTAGGTGCCAACAGCACCCCCACAGTGGCCCTGGGTCCCCCCGCAGTGACAGTGCCTCTGCCACGGGGCTGCACACACGTGCGCATTTGCCAGGAGTGCCGGCGTATCCAGAGTCTCCGCACAACCTCCTGCACACGTATCCCTCCCTCTTCGGCCCCTCTGCCTCGCCTGGCCCCGCCCCCTCCACACTCATCCTCCAATACAGACAGCGAAGGCGGCAGCGGACCAAGCCCGTGCCGTATAGGCCACTCCCCACCCGCAAAAGGCTGCACTTTACCGCCACCTCAGTCTAGCAACAACACAGACCTGATGGGAGAGCAGAAATGA
- the grik5 gene encoding glutamate receptor ionotropic, kainate 5 isoform X2, giving the protein MPELPALLLSIYFRFLLVTVVTMPPSSLSQTSILSSVRMAAILDDSSVCGRGERLALALARENINSVMEGPARARVEVDIFELQKDSQYETTDTMCQILPKGVVSVIGPASSPASGSIVSHICGEKEIPHVKIGPEETPRLPYLRFASVTLYPSNEDLSLAIGAILRSFSYPSASLVCAKAECLLRLEELIRRFLISRETLSIRMLDDNLDPTPLLKEIRDDKIATIIIDANASISYLILKKASELGMTSAFYKYILTTMDFPLLWLDDIVDEQSNIVGFSMFNTTHPFYLEFIRSLNLSWREGCDINPYPGPALSSALLFDAVHVVVSAVQELNRSQEIGVKPLSCTSPQIWQHGTSLMNYLRMVEYDGLTGRVEFNSKGQRTNYTLHILEKHRGGHKEIGIWFSNNTLLMNSTSLDINVSETLANKSLIVTTILENPYVMRKVNYQEFEGNEQYEGFCVDMLRELADILKFTYRIKLVDDALYGAPEPNGSWTGMVGELINRKADLAVAAFTITSEREKVIDFSKPFMTLGISILYRVHIGRKPGYFSFLDPFSPAVWLFMLLAYLAVSCVLFLSARLSPYEWYNPHPCLRERRDLLENQYTLGNSLWFPVGGFMQQGSEIMPRALSTRCVSGVWWAFTLIIISSYTANLAAFLTVQRMEVPIESPDDLADQTNIQYGTIHGGSTMTFFMNSRYQTYQRMWNYMYSKQPSVFVKSTEEGIARVLNSKYAFLLESTMNEYHRSLNCNLTQIGGLLDTKGYGIGMPLGSPFRDELSLAVLQLQENNRLEILKRRWWEGGQCPKEEDHRAKGLGMENIGGIFVVLICGLIIAVFVAVMEFVWSTRRSAETDEVSVCQEMLTEFRNAVSCKKSSRLRRRRPLSSSLALRHPTRITLGAPRPLRLVREMRLSNGKLYSGTGPLTGSSGPGGGPSDMGPGPQRLLEDPLGANSTPTVALGPPAVTVPLPRGCTHVRICQECRRIQSLRTTSCTRIPPSSAPLPRLAPPPPHSSSNTDSEGGSGPSPCRIGHSPPAKGCTLPPPQSSNNTDLMGEQK; this is encoded by the exons ATGCCGGAACTGCCAGCGCTCCTGCTGTCGATTTACTTCCGCTTCCTGTTAGTCACCGTGGTTACCATGCCGCCTTCTTCCCTGAGCCAGACCTCCATTCTGTCATCCGTACGGATGG CGGCAATTTTGGATGACAGCTCTGTCTGTGGGCGTGGGGAGCGGTTAGCTTTAGCGTTAGCACGCGAGAACATCAACAGTGTGATGGAGGGCCCGGCTCGCGCTCGCGTGGAGGTCGACATATTTGAACTCCAGAAAGACTCTCAGTATGAGACTACAGATACTA TGTGCCAGATCCTACCGAAGGGCGTGGTCTCAGTGATTGGCCCCGCCTCCAGCCCTGCCTCTGGCTCCATAGTCAGTCACATCTGTGGGGAAAAGGAG ATTCCGCATGTCAAAATTGGTCCGGAAGAGACTCCACGGCTTCCTTACCTGCGCTTTGCGTCTGTGACTCTGTATCCTAGCAATGAGGATCTGAGCCTTGCCATCGGAGCCATCCTACGCTCCTTCAGCTACCCATCGGCTAGTCTGGTCTGCGCTAAGGCCGAAT GTCTGCTGAGACTGGAGGAGCTGATAAGGCGGTTTCTGATCTCTCGAGAGACGCTGTCAATCAGGATGCTGGATGACAACCTTGACCCCACGCCGTTACTAAAGGAGATTCGTGATGACAAAATAGCTACAATCATTATTGATGCTAATGCATCTATATCTTACCTTATACTGAAAAAG GCGTCAGAGTTGGGAATGACATCAGCGTTTTACAAGTACATCCTTACAACTATG gacTTCCCGCTGCTATGGTTGGATGATATAGTGGATGAGCAGTCAAACATTGTGGGCTTCTCAATGTTTAACACCACCCACCCATTTTACCTGGAGTTTATCAGGAGCCTTAACCTGTCCTGGAGAGAGGGCTGTGACATTAACCCGTACCCCGGACCAGCG CTGTCTTCGGCCCTGCTGTTTGATGCGGTCCATGTGGTGGTGAGTGCAGTGCAGGAACTCAACCGGAGTCAGGAGATTGGCGTCAAGCCTCTCAGCTGCACCTCCCCTCAGATCTGGCAACACGGAACCAGCCTCATGAACTACCTGCGTATg GTGGAGTATGATGGTTTGACAGGTCGAGTTGAGTTCAACAGTAAAGGCCAGAGGACCAATTACACCCTCCACATCCTGGAGAAGCACAGGGGAGGCCACAAAGAG ATTGGGATCTGGTTCTCTAATAACACCCTGCTGATGAACTCCACCAGTCTGGATATCAACGTGTCTGAGACTCTGGCAAACAAGAGCCTCATCGTCACCACTATACTG GAGAACCCGTACGTGATGAGAAAGGTGAATTACCAGGAGTTTGAGGGGAATGAGCAGTATGAGGGTTTTTGTGTGGACATGTTGAGAGAGCTGGCAGATATCCTCAAGTTCACCTACCGCATCAAACTGGTGGACGATGCCCTGTATGGAGCACCTGAACCCAACGGCTCGTGGACGGGAATGGTGGGAGAGCTGATCAACAGG AAAGCTGATTTGGCTGTTGCAGCTTTTACCATCACATCTGAGAGAGAGAAGGTTATTGACTTCTCAAAACCCTTTATGACGCTGGGCATCAGTATTCTCTACAGAGTCCATATA GGCAGGAAGCCAGGTTATTTCTCCTTCCTGGATCCTTTCTCACCGGCTGTTTGGCTCTTCATGCTGCTGGCTTACCTCGCTGTCAGCTGTGTGCTTTTTCTTTCTGCTag GTTGAGTCCGTATGAATGGTATAACCCTCACCCGTGTCTGCGTGAGCGCAGAGACCTGCTGGAAAATCAGTACACACTAGGAAACAGCCTGTGGTTTCCTGTGGGGGGCTTCATGCAGCAGGGGTCAGAGATCATGCCCCGGGCCCTCTCCACACGCTGCGTCAGTGGGGTCTG GTGGGCATTCACTCTCATAATAATCTCCTCATACACAGCGAATCTGGCTGCGTTTCTCACAGTGCAGAGAATGGAAGTGCCAATCGAATCCCCTGATGACCTGGCTGATCAAACCAATATCCAGTACGGCACCATTCATGGAGGAAGCACCATGACCTTTTTTATG AACTCTCGTTATCAGACGTATCAGCGGATGTGGAACTACATGTATTCTAAGCAGCCCAGTGTCTTTGTGAAGAGCACAGAGGAGGGCATTGCACGAGTCTTGAACTCTAAATATGCCTTCCTGCTTGAGAGCACCATGAACGAGTACCACCGCAGCCTCAACTGCAACCTCACCCAGATCGGAGGCCTGCTGGACACCAAGGGTTACGGAATCGGCATGCCTCTCG GTTCTCCTTTCAGAGATGAGTTAAGTCTAGCAGTTCTGCAGTTGCAGGAGAATAACAGGTTGGAGATCCTGAAGAGAAGATGGTGGGAGGGAGGGCAGTGTCCCAAAGAGGAAGACCACCGTGCCAAAG GTCTTGGGATGGAGAACATTGGTGGTATATTTGTGGTTTTAATCTGTGGCCTGATTATCGCTGTGTTTGTGGCTGTGATGGAGTTTGTGTGGTCCACACGCCGATCAGCTGAAACAGATGAG GTGTCTGTATGTCAGGAGATGTTGACAGAGTTCCGTAACGCCGTTTCCTGCAAGAAAAGTTCTCGTCTTCGCCGCCGCCGTCCCCTGTCCAGCTCTCTGGCCCTTCGACACCCCACCCGCATCACTTTAGGGGCCCCGCGGCCCCTGCGCCTTGTACGAGAGATGCGCCTTAGCAACGGAAAGCTCTACAGTGGTACCGGACCCCTGACAGGAAGTTCAGGGCCAGGAGGAGGCCCCTCAGACATGGGCCCCGGCCCTCAGCGACTCCTGGAGGACCCATTAGGTGCCAACAGCACCCCCACAGTGGCCCTGGGTCCCCCCGCAGTGACAGTGCCTCTGCCACGGGGCTGCACACACGTGCGCATTTGCCAGGAGTGCCGGCGTATCCAGAGTCTCCGCACAACCTCCTGCACACGTATCCCTCCCTCTTCGGCCCCTCTGCCTCGCCTGGCCCCGCCCCCTCCACACTCATCCTCCAATACAGACAGCGAAGGCGGCAGCGGACCAAGCCCGTGCCGTATAGGCCACTCCCCACCCGCAAAAGGCTGCACTTTACCGCCACCTCAGTCTAGCAACAACACAGACCTGATGGGAGAGCAGAAATGA
- the LOC131521436 gene encoding poliovirus receptor homolog — translation MMDLQNVFIPLLLSYTSVFTVLHGQKVVTDPKVSGYRGHDVTLLCQYIDGNSEDKIQQVQWTWQNESSKYQIMVFHVEHGISMSETPLKDRVSFSKSSPPIDEASIIIKDVKKSDQGVYSCDFTTFPSGSQTGQTTLTVSDGRPPVLSTAEAVGIVTAVVIITLIIAVVGYLFLRHRRRAGSTFSYYTTQSPSDLQQDVTYSDATILKPGKANRSTSSSGDIEYAAVSFSGRSESSSLRASANQMALGFHTAEQETVYAEAYGDPWASPISSHPMWDWIATPSGQPSVSLIYSKLNDHTAKSLSIKSIWNRELTDFDLSVDWERVWSNLILTSKMLVHRFIHFKIIH, via the exons ATGATGGACTTACAAAATGTGTTTATTCCTCTACTGCTGTCTTACACCTCTGTGTTTACAG TACTGCACGGACAGAAAGTTGTCACTGATCCTAAAGTTTCTGGGTACCGGGGTCATGATGTCACACTGTTGTGTCAATATATCGACGGAAACTCAGAAGACAAAATACAACAAGTGCAGTGGACGTGGCAGAATGAGTCCAGTAAATATCAAATCATGGTCTTTCACGTGGAGCATGGCATTTCTATGAGTGAGACGCCCCTGAAAGACAGAGTCAGCTTCAGTAAGAGCTCTCCTCCGATCGATGAGGCCTCCATCATCATCAAAGATGTGAAGAAGAGTGATCAGGGAGTTTACAGCTGTGACTTCACAACCTTCCCTAGCGGCAGTCAGACAGGACAAACCACTCTTACAGTGTCAGACG GCCGTCCTCCTGTTCTGTCCACCGCTGAGGCTGTAGGGATTGTGACTGCTGTAGTGATCATCACTCTGATTATAGCTGTTGTGGGGTATTTATTCCTGCGACACAGACG ACGAGCTGGCAGCACTTTCAGTTATT ACACAACTCAGAGCCCCAGTGACCTACAACAG GATGTCACATATTCTGATGCCACAATACTGAAACCAGgcaaagctaacagaagcaccTCATCATCAGGGGACATTGAATACGCTGCGGTTTCCTTCAGTGGTCGATCAGAATCATCATCACTGCGagcctcagccaatcagatggcTTTGGGTTTCCACACAGCAGAGCAGGAAACTGTGTACGCAGAG gcctatggagatccctgggcatcccctatttcctctcatcctatgtggGATTGGATCGCAACACCCTCTGGTcagccatctgtttctttaatatatagtaaacttaatgatcacactgcaaagtctctttctattaaatccatctggaatcgtgaattaacagattttgatttatcggtcgactgggagagggtgtggtctaatttaatcttaacttctaaaatGTTGGTTCATCGTTTTATCCATTTCAAAATCATCCATTGA